One segment of Nyctibius grandis isolate bNycGra1 chromosome 11, bNycGra1.pri, whole genome shotgun sequence DNA contains the following:
- the SYNM gene encoding synemin, with protein MWRRWEAGWDEKRELQELNSRLRVFVSRVRELEEENRFLARELAELREQELIGLRVPEQELAWLRMQLEELSRAKLEAELERDGLRRELEQLQLLGAEVLAMRRRLEPELAGQRELLERLRGECVALEELLLELRAEHGHLAERQRREAVEVRELRMDLAALPPPLAGLSLEELEETYEMLLSQSCRETLLRYQEQIQVLQEQEAQRSRENLELLREESRQCRQHLEDLHRQGQELCGLRERLEQELLAMQDRHGAEVEEYQRIIDALEEEKQFLTMSITDYLKDYQELLQVKAGLILEIETYRALLEGESNQWIITWRDQHIGKLPQDIINTSYNYTDTYSTYQERNRNKSSPAIRITDTRHRMPVTNTSSSARYLAQSTQVGSQTTASGRAFGRDIFGSIYRPSTTVTKDERILTDHKELRPFTPAYSSWKTTEMQQKTIPERKKTEVTTSSTVSFSKESAHAERSDKDHKPDTKPGISENIRTKPSFTRFPTYELNTNFKPSKYEATVTETQTTLTEKRGGSKPTEEKKSLLKEKDKLEKETKEEKKKTDEKPLIEERSVDFGRKTEQKKYIREEVINQKLTGSDISNARTLKSESTKKDTNVTLESRSKEVIEIPIGLEKPASGKESQSNKEIRLQGFKTSIGRETDDHVTKPAEIHKVRTSETESSLKDEERISDRSHKMGTLSTENIAENIVADILKSFTQSSSSQVSTDTKVTYFNKKEEPDDGKIKTEITVQSQVQENIDISGEADVGGLSNQDVRKVVREGVEGTPSKEEIEDIVHHGLKGNEGRKNLSVNVEIVEEPLDYATDERTDFSTPFEVEEVEDTFPERERRYGEEEQNVTFTYEDVKKKKQRHESFTHVEEVTEEDDSPTEHKYFVSVPDDHPITNEKDDDSVYGQIHIEEESTIKYTWQDEFLQGAQSKRDEGVSSPEETYQVVGEEASAHILKEHPEAETSHVESIVIEKEIKIPHEFQTSIKGLLSKETKDPKHQLKEALEQLEGSLPESVKEELSALTKENQADSSNIEFDIKKVDQTEDGGLVKIVAEVNLSQTLNTDEFDVAQLGEIITSEKEKATLHSLKKESSERVVDGRSNIDVSSRSDQYTPLADQEIYNSSTIRRSGGAGYHTTEEVIYDSSVLGTADFGEVSHSPQSTDETKSIRHIKVGPAGVQRFEQIVYEGPGSETLELSAAEDLVQKEGSSEFSRSVRHFRLGPKEIQTTEEVIYTGPITTTVEEIDSGNLSQKISTDFSRSTRHVTVGSRQVTEEVSFEGPVSDSLELNSSGNLSQTEGSVDVSRSIRHFRLGPKEIHTEQVIFEGPISGKVEVSDTRDFSQTESSFRQIQLGPQEFMTAEKVIYQGPVSEHTEISELEDQTLSEGSVKRVRSGQVGVKTTEQIIYHGSLSETPQLINKEGHLSENEGSSDINRSFRHVKVSPVETHAEQIIFTRPTSETVEGLSQTEESSESSRSVKHIKVGSKETSFTFQMDVSNMGGVSTVKSGEQQATMLISNKQDPSVSRSPIVVESDQTVANENKRGYVLSSFSQDHGEKVVEKSLFDKTVQLQRMVDQRSVISDEKKVALLYLDHEEEDDENDGQWF; from the exons ATGTGGCGGCGCTGGGAAGCGGGATGGGACGAGAagagggagctgcaggagctcaACTCCCGGCTGCGGGTTTTCGTGTCCCGCGtgcgggagctggaggaggagaaccgCTTTCTGGCGCGGGAGCTGGCGGAGCTGCGGGAGCAGGAGCTGATCGGGCTCCGGGTGCCCGAGCAGGAGCTGGCCTGGCTGCGgatgcagctggaggagctgagcCGGGCGAAGCTGGAAGCGGAGCTGGAGCGGGACGGGCTGCGGcgggagctggagcagctgcagctgctgggcgCCGAGGTGCTGGCGATGCGGCGGCGCCTGGAGCCCGAGCTGGCCGGGCagcgggagctgctggagcggcTGCGGGGCGAGTGCGTGgccctggaggagctgctgctggagctgcggGCCGAGCACGGGCACCTGGCGgagcggcagcggcgggaggCGGTGGAGGTGCGGGAGCTGCGGATGGACCTGGCCGCCTTGCCGCCGCCCTTGGCCGGGctgagcctggaggagctggaggagaccTACGAGATGCTGCTCAGCCAGAGCTGCCGGGAGACCCTGCTGCGCTACCAGGAGCAGATCcaggtgctgcaggagcaggaggcgCAGCGGAGCCGGGAGAACCTGGAGCTCCTGCGGGAGGAGAGCCGGCAGTGCCGCCAGCACCTGGAGGACCTGCACCGCCAGGGCCAGGAGCTGTGCGGGCTGCGGGAGcggctggagcaggagctgctcgCCATGCAGGACCGCCACGGCGCCGAGGTGGAGGAGTACCAG AGGATAATCGACGCcctagaagaagaaaagcagttccTGACCATGTCAATCACAGATTACCTGAAGGACTATCAAGAACTACTGCAGGTGAAGGCAGGCCTCATCCTTGAAATTGAAACCTACAG GGCTTTGTTAGAAGGCGAGAGCAACCAGTGGATTATTACATGGAGAGATCAGCATATAGGGAAATTGCCTCAAG ATATTATAAACACTTCATATAACTACACTGATACTTACTCTACTTatcaagaaagaaatagaaataaatcttCACCAGCTATCAGGATCACTGATACAAGACACAGAATGCCAGTGACAAATACTAGCAGTTCTGCACGTTACTTGGCGCAATCAACACAGGTTGGATCGCAGACAACAGCTAGTGGAAGAGCTTTTGGAAGAGATATATTTGGTTCAATATATCGCCCTTCAACAACTGTTACAAAGGATGAAAGGATTCTAACAGACCACAAAGAATTAAGACCATTTACTCCAGCATACAGTAGCTGGAAAAccactgaaatgcagcaaaagACAAttccagagagaaagaaaacagaagttacaaCTTCATCCACAGtatcattttcaaaagaatcAGCACATGCTGAAAGATCAGACAAGGACCACAAGCCTGACACAAAGCCAGggatttctgaaaatataagaACAAAACCAAGCTTCACTAGATTTCCGACTTATGAGCTGAATACCAATTTTAAACCGTCTAAATATGAAGCAACCGTAACTGAAACTCAGACCACACTAACAGAAAAAAGAGGAGGCAGCAAAccaactgaagagaaaaaatcgctgttgaaagaaaaagataagctagagaaagaaacaaaggaggagaaaaagaaaacagatgagaaaCCTCTTATAGAAGAAAGAAGCGTTGATTTTGGAAGGAAGactgagcagaaaaaatatatccGCGAGGAAGTCATTAACCAGAAGTTAACAGGGAGTGATATTTCTAACGCAAGAACTTTGAAAAGCGAATCAACCAAAAAAGATACAAATGTGACCTTGGAATCAAGAAGCAAAGAAGTCATTGAGATACCTATCGGTCTTGAAAAGCCTGCTTCCGGCAAAGAATCTCAGAGTAATAAAGAAATAAGGTTACAAGGTTTTAAAACTTCCAtaggaagagaaacagatgaCCATGTAACTAAGCCTGCTGAAATTCACAAAGTGCGTACGTCAGAAACGGAATCCAGTCTGAAAGATGAAGAGCGAATTAGTGACAGAAGTCATAAAATGGGTACTCTGTCAACTGAAAATATAGCAGAGAATATTGTTGCTGATATTCTTAAAAGTTTTACACAGTCTTCTAGTTCACAAGTATCAACAGACACGAAAGTGACctattttaataagaaagaaGAACCAGATGAtgggaaaataaagacagagaTCACAGTGCAATCTCAAGTTCAAGAAAACATAGATATTTCTGGTGAAGCTGATGTAGGAGGTCTATCAAACCAGGATGTTAGAAAAGTGGTTCGAGAGGGTGTTGAGGGAACTCCTTCCAAAGAGGAGATAGAAGATATAGTACATCATGGCCTGAAAGGAAATGAGGGCAGAAAGAACCTATCTGTTAATGTTGAGATTGTAGAGGAGCCACTAGATTATGCCACTGATGAAAGGACTGATTTTTCAACACCTTTTGAAGTAGAGGAAGTGGAAGATACATTCCCTGAGAGGGAGAGGCGTTACGGTGAGGAGGAACAAAATGTAACGTTCACAtatgaagatgttaaaaagaagaaacaacgCCATGAGAGTTTCACTCATGTGGAAGAAGTAACTGAGGAAGATGACTCACCTACcgaacacaaatattttgtatctGTTCCTGATGATCATCCTATTACTAACGAAAAAGATGATGACTCAGTATATGGGCAAATTCATATAGAAGAAGAATCAACTATTAAGTATACTTGGCAAGATGAATTTTTGCAAGGCGCGCAAAGTAAGAGAGATGAAGGTGTAAGCTCTCCAGAAGAAACCTATCAAGTGGTAGGGGAGGAAGCAAGTGCccatattttaaaagagcatCCTGAAGCTGAAACATCCCATGTTGAATCCATTgttattgaaaaagaaattaaaattcccCATGAATTTCAGACTTCAATAAAAGGGCTTTTATCAAAGGAAACGAAGGACCCTAAGCATCAATTGAAGGAAGCTTTGGAGCAGTTGGAGGGCAGTCTCCCAGAAAGTGTGAAAGAGGAGCTGTCGgcattaacaaaagaaaatcaagctgACTCTAGTAACATAGAATTTGATATCAAAAAAGTTGATCAGACGGAGGATGGTGGCTTGGTCAAAATTGTTGCTGAAGTCAATCTGTCACAGACCCTTAATACTGATGAATTTGATGTAGCTCAGCTTGGTGAAATAATTACAAGTGAGAAAGAGAAGGCAACACTGCACTCcctgaaaaaagaaagctcagaGAGAGTTGTTGATGGTAGAAGCAATATAGATGTTTCTTCCCGCAGTGATCAATACACTCCTTTGGCTGATCAAGAAATCTATAACTCATCCACAATAAGGAGGAGTGGTGGTGCAGGGTATCATACCACTGAAGAAGTTATTTATGACAGTTCAGTTTTGGGAACTGCAGATTTTGGAGAAGTCTCTCACTCACCACAATCAACTGATGAGACCAAATCCATAAGGCATATTAAGGTTGGTCCAGCAGGAGTTCAGAGATTTGAGCAGATTGTATATGAAGGGCCTGGTTCTGAAACACTGGAGCTCAGTGCTGCAGAAGATCTTGTTCAGAAAGAAGGATCATCAGAGTTTAGCCGATCTGTGCGGCATTTTAGACTGGGTCCTAAAGAAATCCAAACCACAGAAGAAGTAATTTATACAGGCCCTATTACTACAACTGTAGAAGAGATTGATTCTGGAAATCTTTCCCAGAAGATTTCAACAGACTTCAGCCGGTCCACAAGACATGTCACAGTAGGATCAAGGCAAGTAACTGAAGAAGTCTCTTTTGAAGGGCCTGTTTCAGACTCTTTGGAGCTCAATAGCTCAGGTAACCTTTCTCAGACAGAAGGGTCTGTGGATGTCAGCAGATCAATAAGGCACTTTAGATTAGGTCCAAAAGAGATTCATACTGAGCAAGTTATCTTTGAAGGACCAATCTCCGGTAAAGTGGAGGTCAGTGACACTAGAGACTTCTCACAGACAGAAAGTTCATTCAGACAGATTCAGTTGGGTCCTCAAGAGTTTATGACCGCTGAAAAAGTAATCTACCAGGGGCCCGTCTCTGagcacacagaaatcagtgaACTGGAAGACCAGACTCTTTCAGAAGGCTCAGTAAAGCGTGTTAGATCAGGTCAAGTGGGAGTTAAAACCACTGAACAAATCATCTATCACGGCTCCCTTTCTGAAACTCCACAGCTCATTAACAAAGAAGGACACCTTTCAGAGAATGAAGGAAGCTCAGATATCAATAGATCTTTCAGGCACGTTAAAGTAAGTCCTGTAGAAACTCATGCTGAGCAAATAATCTTTACAAGACCTACTTCTGAAACAGTGGAAGGTCTTTCGCAAACGGAAGAGTCATCTGAGAGCAGTAGGTCTGTAAAGCATATTAAAGTAGGATCCAAGGAAACATCCTTTACTTTTCAAATGGATGTTTCCAATATGGGTGGAGTATCTACAGTAAAAAGTGGAGAACAGCAAGCAACAATGCTCATATCCAATAAGCAAGACCCTTCTGTTAGTAGGTCACCAATTGTGGTTGAAAGTGACCAGACTgtagcaaatgaaaataaaagaggcTATGTTCTCTCCAGTTTTTCTCAAGATCATGGTGAAAAGGTAGTGGAAAAGTCACTTTTTGATAAAACTGTACAGTTGCAAAGAATGGTAGACCAAAGATCAGTTATTTCTGATGAAAAGAAAGTTGCTCTTCTCTATCTGGACCATGAAGAGGAAGACGATGAAAACGATGGACAGTGGTTCTGA